One window of the Candidatus Dependentiae bacterium genome contains the following:
- a CDS encoding OmpW family outer membrane protein gives MLQRQGFLFFLISIMLSNISLVCRDVILEFKGANFLPTNPTFKDAYGGGALYGPELSVQLYEDAKWYVFTSADYFKRDGKCLSVADAKTLRLVPLALGIKYITPVRDWADFYLGLGFQPEYINIKSHRRCVTTKNTQWAFGGIGKSGIYIQLPHHLLIDLFIDFSFVKTHHTNALYGHTMICSKAKLNGAIFGGGLGYRFN, from the coding sequence ATGTTGCAACGTCAAGGTTTTCTATTTTTTTTAATATCAATAATGTTGAGTAATATTTCTCTTGTTTGCAGAGATGTAATTCTAGAGTTCAAAGGCGCCAATTTTTTGCCCACCAATCCCACATTTAAAGATGCATATGGTGGGGGTGCTTTGTATGGGCCAGAGCTAAGTGTGCAGCTATATGAAGATGCAAAATGGTATGTTTTTACGAGTGCTGATTATTTTAAACGAGATGGAAAATGTCTGAGTGTTGCTGATGCTAAAACACTTAGATTAGTTCCATTGGCACTTGGTATAAAATATATTACACCTGTGCGTGATTGGGCAGATTTTTATCTTGGGCTTGGATTCCAGCCAGAGTATATCAACATAAAAAGTCACCGAAGATGTGTTACTACAAAAAATACCCAATGGGCATTTGGTGGTATTGGCAAATCAGGTATATACATACAACTACCGCATCACTTGTTGATTGATTTATTTATTGATTTTAGTTTTGTAAAAACACACCACACCAATGCCCTTTATGGACATACCATGATATGCTCAAAGGCAAAATTAAATGGTGCTATCTTTGGTGGTGGTCTTGGTTATCGTTTTAACTAA
- the mgtE gene encoding magnesium transporter produces MERNNIINEIRENLIAVIEQSSPLGISLWQALVEMHPVDIVDFLSAIDRDYAEQIFKKLPEKLSLEVFSGLSDSMKVFILSRLDDHERVDLLNELPTDELTDLFDELSDEELKHYLNLLHKREREKVLSLLKFDADSAGGIMDIDVVTLTEDFTVAKSIQLLQRLQPSKEIHHNIYVTDRTHRLVGYINLEDLVLQKPTERISSFMQDPELVVHADEDQEKVAKAMVRYDVMTVPVVDEANRFLGSIPTSTLVDVLVEEAAEDVEKMSALAPMRHSYFETPFFQQLWERSYILIALLLAESFSGVILRSYEATLGYLLLAFVPTLISTGGNTSTQTSAIVMRGMGSGEILGANVWRFLRREFMMAVMLAIILGTTAFIRLTVISQATMLQGIAVSTSLGLLVMLSISLGSSIPFILRRFNIDPAFSAGPFLSTLMDILGVLIYCYIAKLIMVQ; encoded by the coding sequence ATGGAAAGAAATAATATAATTAATGAAATTAGAGAAAATCTTATTGCCGTTATTGAGCAAAGCTCGCCCCTAGGTATTTCTTTGTGGCAGGCATTGGTTGAGATGCACCCGGTAGATATAGTTGACTTTTTAAGTGCAATAGACCGCGATTATGCCGAACAAATATTCAAAAAATTACCTGAAAAACTAAGCCTAGAAGTTTTTTCTGGTTTATCTGATTCCATGAAAGTGTTTATACTTTCTCGTCTCGATGATCATGAACGTGTTGATCTTTTGAATGAATTACCAACCGATGAATTAACCGACTTGTTTGATGAACTGTCGGATGAAGAGCTCAAGCACTATCTAAATCTTTTGCATAAACGTGAGCGTGAAAAAGTACTTTCATTGCTCAAGTTCGATGCTGACTCTGCTGGTGGTATCATGGATATTGACGTGGTGACATTGACAGAAGATTTTACCGTAGCAAAAAGTATTCAATTATTACAACGCCTGCAGCCAAGTAAAGAAATTCATCATAATATTTATGTTACCGATCGCACACATCGCCTTGTGGGGTATATTAATTTAGAAGATTTGGTACTACAAAAACCTACTGAGCGCATCAGTTCATTTATGCAAGACCCGGAACTTGTAGTACACGCCGATGAAGATCAAGAAAAAGTTGCAAAGGCCATGGTCCGGTATGATGTGATGACCGTGCCGGTAGTGGATGAAGCAAATCGCTTTTTGGGCTCTATTCCAACAAGTACCTTGGTAGATGTTCTTGTTGAAGAGGCCGCAGAAGACGTAGAAAAAATGTCTGCGCTTGCACCTATGAGGCACTCATACTTTGAAACACCCTTTTTTCAGCAATTGTGGGAACGGAGCTATATTTTGATTGCGCTATTATTGGCTGAATCATTCTCTGGTGTAATTTTACGTTCGTATGAGGCTACGCTTGGTTATTTATTGCTTGCCTTTGTTCCGACATTAATTAGCACCGGTGGCAACACGAGTACGCAAACTTCAGCAATCGTCATGCGTGGTATGGGGTCGGGAGAGATTCTGGGAGCAAATGTCTGGCGATTTTTACGTCGTGAATTCATGATGGCTGTTATGTTAGCAATTATTTTGGGGACTACGGCATTTATTCGTCTGACTGTGATTTCTCAGGCTACTATGTTGCAAGGGATTGCCGTGAGTACTTCTCTGGGATTACTGGTTATGCTTTCAATTTCTCTAGGCAGTAGCATACCTTTTATTTTACGTCGCTTTAATATTGACCCGGCATTTTCTGCAGGGCCGTTTTTATCTACGCTTATGGACATTTTAGGGGTACTTATTTATTGTTATATTGCCAAGCTTATTATGGTCCAATAG
- a CDS encoding RluA family pseudouridine synthase, translated as MKHIGLVAPNSTFTFHVPESDEKTRLDRFIADQFPYYSRSYFQHLIKHGHVSVNGKIIDKYSLLVSAPDTIIIQFPAERTLSAQELAADTLSVDIIFEHEHFLIVNKPSGLIVHAPNLTSTEPTLVDWIKHNYKDVANIGAVDRPGIVHRLDKDTSGLLIIPRTNYAHAYFGSLFRERDIHKTYYAIVEGHPHREGTIDLAIGRDPVHRKKMKTFKIADPYLEQKHGIKIRNALSHYKVLEYFPNHSLVEVKPVTGRTHQIRVHMAAISHPLVGDHLYGTASSLFDRHALHAGGLSFSFDGKDFEFKSDMPQDMQELITTLRTHTAK; from the coding sequence ATGAAGCATATCGGTCTTGTAGCACCAAACAGCACATTTACGTTCCACGTGCCTGAAAGTGATGAAAAAACACGCCTTGATCGCTTTATTGCCGATCAGTTTCCATATTATTCTCGCAGCTACTTCCAACACTTGATCAAGCATGGGCATGTATCAGTGAATGGTAAAATTATTGATAAATACAGCCTTTTGGTATCAGCCCCAGACACTATAATCATACAATTTCCTGCTGAACGCACTCTGTCTGCTCAAGAACTCGCGGCTGATACATTATCAGTGGATATTATTTTTGAACATGAACACTTTTTAATTGTAAATAAACCATCTGGTTTGATCGTACATGCGCCAAACCTAACAAGTACTGAACCAACGTTGGTCGATTGGATAAAGCATAATTATAAAGATGTTGCCAACATTGGCGCAGTTGATCGTCCAGGCATAGTCCACCGTTTGGACAAAGATACTTCAGGGCTACTTATTATTCCCCGCACCAATTATGCACACGCATACTTTGGCTCACTATTTCGCGAACGAGACATTCATAAAACATATTATGCTATTGTAGAAGGCCACCCCCACCGCGAAGGCACCATAGATCTTGCTATTGGTCGCGACCCGGTACATCGCAAAAAAATGAAAACATTCAAAATTGCAGATCCTTACCTTGAACAAAAACATGGCATTAAGATCCGTAATGCACTTTCACACTACAAAGTTCTTGAATATTTTCCTAATCATAGTTTGGTTGAAGTTAAACCAGTCACCGGACGCACACACCAAATTCGTGTACATATGGCTGCTATCAGCCATCCATTAGTGGGTGATCATTTGTATGGCACAGCTTCATCATTGTTTGATCGACATGCACTGCATGCAGGTGGGTTGAGTTTTAGTTTTGATGGCAAAGACTTTGAATTCAAGTCTGATATGCCGCAAGACATGCAGGAATTGATCACAACATTGCGTACACACACGGCAAAATAA
- a CDS encoding ankyrin repeat domain-containing protein, with the protein MKNYIITSILLCMPSIYGMKPNELEPIYQRILDIDIDEPLDTDTRINIDPDQEFTDRFNKLPFTNLIDALNEHNIEKVQHIIEQNPDIIYKNVTLGDYPPYITPLHTAAETGYGVQFLVEQYKNRATLFSPASKWIDQEDRDHHTPLTIACTKGHLPTVKYLLEHAGANPRATRPHILGFSISDRPAVHEPIVEVMQTKFVDILEYLYLQHYSYQELFNALDIHTHYKKCISIAAFVYIIKTSFNVHRFLNEPCKNQLSLWPVHKKELLDLALKTKLSEEDFLTFKFASK; encoded by the coding sequence ATGAAAAATTATATCATTACTAGTATATTATTATGCATGCCATCAATCTATGGTATGAAGCCCAATGAACTAGAACCAATTTATCAACGGATCTTAGACATAGACATAGACGAACCCTTGGATACAGACACGCGTATCAATATAGATCCAGATCAGGAATTTACTGATAGATTCAATAAGTTACCTTTTACAAATCTAATTGATGCATTAAATGAACATAATATAGAAAAAGTACAACACATCATTGAACAAAATCCCGACATAATATACAAAAATGTTACCTTGGGGGATTATCCTCCTTATATTACGCCACTTCACACTGCAGCAGAAACAGGATACGGTGTACAATTTTTGGTTGAGCAATATAAAAATCGCGCAACATTATTTTCTCCTGCATCAAAGTGGATTGATCAAGAAGATCGTGATCACCATACCCCTTTAACTATTGCCTGTACTAAGGGGCATCTGCCTACAGTAAAATATTTACTTGAGCATGCCGGCGCAAATCCACGTGCTACACGACCACATATTTTAGGATTTAGTATTAGTGATAGGCCAGCTGTACATGAACCGATTGTAGAAGTAATGCAAACAAAATTTGTGGATATCCTTGAATATTTATACCTACAACATTATTCCTATCAAGAATTATTTAACGCACTCGATATCCATACCCATTATAAAAAATGTATTTCTATAGCAGCATTTGTATATATTATAAAAACAAGTTTTAATGTTCACCGATTTCTGAATGAACCCTGTAAAAATCAACTAAGTCTATGGCCTGTACATAAAAAAGAATTATTAGACCTAGCCCTGAAAACAAAATTATCTGAAGAAGACTTTCTTACTTTTAAATTTGCTTCAAAATAA
- a CDS encoding ankyrin repeat domain-containing protein, which translates to MKRYMLLFGLYASCGISMDLEPIFTRPRQQSIGIQFFNAIKSQCITEIKDLLHQHPEVINERYNENATPLHIAARIGNVDIAKIILEHDVEQLLQKTTTGLTILHCGASSGKLTMVRYLIDQDMHALYTRNNNNHLPIHYSLSRGDHESVECFLQYDVLSTEEAFEYGLRFSPLNVIVHMLNNHYSVKRISSETWQKWTVLAQENKDILVQLLMLYHGNYQLLKNAIQTYEKKFKQISLSKRLETA; encoded by the coding sequence ATGAAGCGCTATATGCTCTTATTTGGATTGTATGCATCCTGTGGAATTTCCATGGATTTGGAACCGATTTTTACTCGCCCACGGCAACAATCAATTGGCATACAATTTTTTAACGCTATCAAAAGTCAATGTATAACAGAAATTAAGGATTTGCTGCATCAACATCCTGAAGTAATAAATGAACGCTATAATGAAAATGCCACACCACTGCATATTGCTGCTCGCATCGGAAACGTCGACATAGCAAAAATTATTCTTGAGCATGATGTAGAACAATTATTGCAAAAAACTACCACAGGATTAACGATATTGCATTGCGGGGCTTCCTCAGGAAAACTCACGATGGTACGCTATTTAATTGACCAAGATATGCATGCATTATATACACGAAATAATAATAACCACCTGCCAATTCATTATAGTTTGTCGCGCGGAGATCATGAAAGCGTTGAATGTTTTTTGCAGTATGATGTATTATCCACTGAAGAAGCATTTGAGTATGGGTTGCGATTTAGTCCACTCAACGTCATTGTGCATATGTTGAATAATCATTATTCAGTAAAACGTATATCATCTGAAACATGGCAGAAATGGACCGTGCTGGCTCAAGAAAATAAAGACATACTCGTGCAATTATTAATGCTGTATCATGGCAACTACCAATTATTAAAAAATGCTATACAAACATACGAAAAAAAATTTAAACAAATCTCACTGAGTAAACGGCTTGAGACAGCCTAA
- a CDS encoding phospholipase D-like domain-containing protein, protein MNKILYISIILHMYVPMWATSDELGKKHFIIGYPYKQSKPDIVHEQDPVTIVSTTTDIPFNLVTDNQVKAIYFAPSDDVRSVLTYLIEHEKEKIQVAMFAFTDRELAQALVEARKRGVVIELITDANNTYGKYNKTHMLHTNNIQVYIYNPKYTQQPTAGAMHNKFLLFKNNVLNKSLVWTGSFNMTRSANEQNQENVLVLDDMFIVQKFTDQFVHLKKCCTYYRVPVPVIATDNVGRNKEIN, encoded by the coding sequence GTGAATAAAATATTATATATAAGCATTATATTGCATATGTATGTACCTATGTGGGCTACATCAGATGAATTAGGCAAAAAGCATTTTATTATTGGCTACCCCTATAAACAGTCAAAACCGGACATTGTACATGAGCAAGATCCCGTAACGATTGTGTCAACAACTACCGATATACCATTCAATTTAGTAACTGATAATCAGGTGAAGGCGATTTATTTTGCGCCCAGTGATGATGTGCGTAGTGTACTTACCTATTTGATTGAGCATGAAAAAGAAAAAATACAGGTTGCTATGTTTGCATTTACTGATCGTGAATTGGCGCAAGCTCTGGTTGAAGCACGCAAGCGTGGTGTGGTAATTGAGCTTATTACCGATGCAAACAACACGTATGGCAAATATAACAAAACGCATATGCTGCATACCAATAATATACAGGTATATATTTATAACCCTAAGTATACACAGCAGCCAACAGCTGGTGCAATGCACAATAAGTTTTTATTATTTAAGAACAATGTATTAAATAAATCACTGGTTTGGACAGGATCATTTAATATGACACGCTCAGCAAATGAACAAAATCAAGAAAATGTACTGGTATTGGATGATATGTTTATTGTGCAAAAATTTACCGACCAATTTGTGCACCTAAAAAAATGCTGCACGTACTATCGTGTACCAGTTCCAGTCATAGCAACAGATAATGTAGGACGAAATAAAGAAATAAATTAG
- a CDS encoding ankyrin repeat domain-containing protein, with product MQLWQIKFNTWVIAISIIHVCSTYTMFKETYYAPNQQYARSYEQNYNYSRKNYSKKPNFNQNNMGGIPRLPILTHRKKQVLSNPRALTILLQLREKHDISIDTPDKHGYTLLHYACIGGFTNATHMLLQAGANPHTACGILEEAPLIFAIINNHKEIIELLLTPRPNPHNPSYTWRANPNKKTIKLAFVGGLVFSPLHWAIKFGRENIIPVLLDYGADHKVKTNRKPLQGLNALGLAYYYYNQHTKLVNKKIMLRIAGILEKHIQEENNARYYHVK from the coding sequence ATGCAATTATGGCAAATAAAATTTAATACATGGGTTATTGCAATAAGCATAATACATGTATGTTCTACATACACCATGTTCAAAGAAACCTATTATGCACCAAATCAACAATATGCTAGAAGTTATGAACAAAATTATAACTATTCTAGAAAAAACTATTCCAAAAAGCCTAATTTTAACCAAAATAATATGGGTGGCATTCCACGGTTGCCTATACTAACTCATAGAAAAAAACAAGTTTTGAGCAACCCACGCGCACTCACTATTTTGCTACAATTACGAGAAAAACATGATATTTCTATCGATACTCCTGATAAACATGGTTATACCTTGTTGCACTATGCATGCATAGGTGGTTTTACTAATGCAACACACATGCTATTGCAAGCAGGAGCAAATCCTCACACAGCATGTGGCATTTTAGAAGAAGCTCCATTAATTTTTGCAATTATTAACAACCATAAAGAAATAATAGAGTTATTGCTTACACCACGCCCAAACCCTCATAATCCCTCATATACCTGGCGTGCCAATCCTAATAAAAAAACAATCAAACTTGCCTTCGTCGGGGGACTTGTGTTCAGCCCGCTCCATTGGGCAATAAAATTTGGTAGAGAAAACATTATTCCTGTATTGCTTGACTATGGTGCAGATCACAAGGTCAAAACAAATCGTAAACCTCTTCAAGGCCTCAACGCCCTAGGATTAGCTTATTATTATTATAACCAACATACCAAGCTCGTTAATAAAAAAATCATGCTCAGAATTGCAGGAATACTTGAAAAACATATACAAGAGGAAAACAATGCACGTTATTATCATGTTAAGTAG
- a CDS encoding ankyrin repeat domain-containing protein, protein MHVIIMLSSLFCMLAAPPLYSMERDTRKGTPPRKRPRSYSESTNVETSKPTSNSTHFLIVSPFSSKKRPHSPRKRKNNNGNQQVRFVLPAEVNRQKIEHDAAICMASQQLLEHAHTDNVSLITQLLEQHANPNIQCPITHMTPLHRAAGNGQLEIVRLLVLHKADINAQDKYGNTPLHYAASNGFEDIVRCLLVVNANISLENRKGQNAYAFTAKHHPNTAILTLLNMPKLLKTDQ, encoded by the coding sequence ATGCACGTTATTATCATGTTAAGTAGTTTATTTTGTATGCTTGCTGCACCGCCACTATACAGCATGGAGCGGGATACAAGAAAAGGCACACCACCACGCAAACGACCCCGCTCATATAGCGAATCAACAAATGTTGAAACGAGCAAACCCACCTCCAACTCAACACACTTTTTAATAGTGTCACCATTCAGCAGTAAGAAGCGTCCACACTCACCACGAAAACGCAAAAACAATAATGGTAACCAACAAGTACGATTTGTATTACCTGCAGAGGTAAATAGACAAAAAATAGAACATGATGCTGCTATCTGTATGGCTTCGCAACAATTATTAGAACATGCGCATACAGATAATGTATCATTAATCACTCAGTTGCTTGAACAACATGCAAATCCAAATATACAATGTCCAATCACACATATGACCCCTTTACATAGGGCTGCAGGCAATGGCCAACTAGAAATTGTACGATTACTGGTCCTACATAAAGCAGATATTAATGCACAAGATAAATACGGTAATACACCACTCCATTATGCCGCATCAAATGGGTTTGAAGATATTGTGCGATGTCTATTAGTAGTAAATGCAAATATCTCACTAGAGAATAGAAAAGGTCAAAACGCATATGCATTTACCGCAAAACATCATCCAAATACAGCTATACTTACGTTACTAAATATGCCTAAGCTATTAAAAACAGACCAATAA
- a CDS encoding prepilin-type N-terminal cleavage/methylation domain-containing protein produces the protein MKYCRLRRLSIRWLNKPGISLLELIVVVAIIAVLVTLNTVHSSFLQRILVRAEIEKLYTTCQHARCLAMATNQIQTIYFNTRDNTYSFGDRHEKLTQGIQFGFITGSKGPPAQPQLPLYKPITFQGDKIIFYPDGIVTSGTVYLIDAQGHTMYALSNAVAQVSYLRLYVYRTGWKKI, from the coding sequence ATGAAGTATTGTCGGTTGCGGCGATTGAGCATACGGTGGTTGAATAAGCCCGGTATCTCATTGCTTGAACTCATAGTGGTAGTTGCCATCATTGCGGTTTTGGTTACATTAAATACCGTACATAGTTCATTTTTGCAGCGCATATTGGTGCGCGCCGAGATTGAAAAATTATATACAACATGCCAACATGCTCGATGTCTTGCCATGGCTACTAATCAGATCCAGACAATATATTTTAATACACGGGATAATACATATAGTTTTGGCGATCGACATGAAAAACTTACGCAGGGTATACAATTTGGGTTTATAACTGGTTCTAAAGGTCCTCCTGCACAACCACAGCTGCCTCTCTACAAACCGATTACGTTTCAAGGTGATAAGATAATCTTTTATCCTGATGGTATTGTTACATCAGGGACAGTATATTTAATTGACGCTCAAGGTCATACCATGTATGCATTAAGTAATGCAGTTGCGCAGGTTTCATACTTACGTTTATATGTATATAGAACTGGCTGGAAAAAAATATAA
- the gspE gene encoding type II secretion system ATPase GspE, producing MKRNLGDILVTAGVINTQQLHECTEAITGTGMSLEHCLLSKKYTTTQDIAKAYAQYASMEYVDAITESMADLTLLAKVPLKFLRENTVMPVMINGQLTILTANPLHFQPLDELNMLLGGGAQYAVAPQNTIIDAINRYYPLEGAKQMIEELEEEEKGLDEVAFEGIEEKDILAMATEAPIIKLVNHILYQAVKRDASDIHIEPFEKELRVRYRIDGIMYDVMTPPKRIQAALVSRIKIMANLNIAEKRIPQDGRIAIKVADKAFDIRVSVLPVEYGERIVMRLLDKSKSFTNLKDLDFSERDYRVVEDAIKKPNGIIYVTGPTGSGKTTTLYSVLTELNKPDVNIITVEDPVEYQMAGIGQVQVKDKVGLTFAAALRSILRQDPDIIMIGETRDQETAQIAVQAALTGHLVLSTLHTNSAPASITRLIDMGVEPFLLASSIELIMAQRLVRKLCDFCKKPYQPQPELLARIGISAEEAKKITFYEPVGCTECNETGYRGRIAIFEVMDMTEGIADLTMVRADTGKIREQAIKDGMTTLIQDGIRKIKQGLTTIDEVLSVAAIEHTVVE from the coding sequence ATGAAAAGAAATTTAGGTGATATATTAGTTACAGCCGGTGTCATCAATACGCAGCAATTGCACGAATGTACAGAGGCAATTACCGGTACAGGTATGTCGCTTGAACACTGTTTGCTGAGTAAAAAATATACAACAACACAAGACATAGCCAAAGCATATGCACAATATGCATCAATGGAGTATGTAGATGCCATTACTGAAAGTATGGCAGATCTTACTCTACTTGCAAAAGTTCCGCTTAAGTTTCTGCGTGAAAATACCGTGATGCCGGTCATGATTAATGGTCAGTTAACTATTCTTACGGCTAATCCTTTACATTTTCAGCCGCTTGATGAATTAAATATGTTGCTTGGTGGAGGTGCACAGTATGCGGTAGCGCCTCAAAATACTATCATAGATGCCATTAATCGGTATTACCCGCTTGAAGGTGCCAAGCAAATGATAGAAGAGCTCGAGGAAGAAGAAAAGGGGCTTGACGAAGTTGCATTCGAAGGCATAGAAGAAAAAGATATTCTTGCTATGGCAACTGAAGCGCCGATTATCAAGTTGGTCAATCACATTTTGTATCAAGCAGTCAAGCGAGATGCATCAGATATTCACATAGAGCCATTTGAAAAAGAGTTACGTGTACGCTATCGAATTGATGGGATTATGTATGACGTGATGACGCCACCTAAACGTATCCAAGCAGCGCTTGTATCGCGTATAAAAATTATGGCAAATCTTAATATCGCAGAAAAACGTATTCCACAAGATGGGCGTATAGCAATAAAGGTTGCCGACAAAGCATTTGATATCAGGGTATCTGTGCTACCCGTTGAGTATGGTGAGCGTATTGTTATGCGTTTACTTGATAAGTCAAAAAGTTTTACCAACCTTAAAGATTTAGATTTTAGCGAGCGTGATTATAGAGTGGTGGAAGATGCCATCAAAAAACCGAATGGTATTATTTATGTAACTGGTCCGACCGGTTCTGGTAAAACAACTACCTTGTATTCTGTTTTGACAGAATTAAACAAACCAGATGTTAATATTATTACGGTAGAAGATCCTGTTGAATATCAAATGGCGGGCATTGGTCAAGTACAAGTGAAGGATAAAGTTGGTCTAACTTTTGCAGCAGCTTTGCGCTCTATTTTACGTCAAGACCCTGACATTATCATGATTGGTGAGACTCGTGATCAAGAAACCGCACAAATAGCGGTACAAGCAGCATTAACCGGTCACTTGGTGTTGAGTACCTTGCATACCAATAGTGCGCCAGCATCTATTACTCGTTTAATTGATATGGGAGTTGAGCCATTCTTACTTGCATCATCAATAGAATTAATTATGGCACAACGACTGGTCAGAAAATTATGTGATTTCTGCAAAAAACCATATCAACCACAGCCTGAATTATTAGCGCGGATTGGTATTTCTGCAGAAGAAGCGAAAAAAATTACGTTCTATGAGCCGGTTGGGTGTACCGAATGTAATGAAACAGGATATCGTGGCAGGATTGCTATTTTTGAAGTCATGGACATGACTGAAGGCATAGCAGACTTGACTATGGTGCGAGCTGATACGGGTAAAATTCGTGAGCAAGCAATCAAGGATGGTATGACAACGCTTATTCAAGATGGTATACGTAAAATTAAACAAGGATTGACGACTATTGATGAAGTATTGTCGGTTGCGGCGATTGAGCATACGGTGGTTGAATAA
- the bamD gene encoding outer membrane protein assembly factor BamD, translated as MKASISHFYTVSFCTLLASTLSINSAGNHPAMFTPGRVNQMRDERRTQETWVHDKEKKQEKKKKSSWFGGKTLRDMTYEEIQEAKDGLLKKKNYFVAIKYQERMIALCDNLNEREQLLLEYADTLFTYGKHQKAGTMYHEFASLYPGSEHAEYALYRAILCSAQDILEPDRDQTATYATLELADKFLTRADIFQKHAADVEVIRERCYKNLVNSELNVCVYFKNSGKYKQAQRRLDALRTDWAIKLPIVEPQILAFEKDLAILQKDMETFKIKQEELELKFPNYATVLAQNTPQKSFLNRF; from the coding sequence ATGAAGGCAAGCATAAGTCATTTTTATACAGTATCTTTTTGTACATTACTCGCATCAACCCTCTCTATTAACAGTGCAGGGAACCATCCTGCCATGTTTACTCCTGGTAGAGTTAATCAAATGCGTGATGAGCGCCGCACGCAAGAAACATGGGTACATGACAAAGAAAAAAAACAAGAGAAGAAAAAAAAATCTTCATGGTTCGGCGGAAAAACATTACGTGATATGACCTATGAAGAAATACAAGAAGCAAAAGATGGCTTGCTCAAGAAAAAAAACTATTTTGTTGCTATCAAATATCAAGAACGCATGATCGCCCTATGCGATAACCTCAATGAGCGCGAACAATTATTACTCGAATACGCAGACACCTTGTTTACCTATGGAAAACATCAAAAAGCCGGTACTATGTATCATGAATTTGCAAGTTTATATCCCGGAAGTGAACATGCTGAATATGCCCTATATCGTGCAATTTTATGCTCAGCACAAGACATACTAGAGCCAGACAGGGATCAGACTGCTACTTATGCAACATTAGAACTTGCGGACAAATTTTTAACCCGTGCTGATATATTCCAAAAACATGCTGCTGATGTAGAGGTTATTCGTGAACGTTGCTACAAAAATCTGGTAAATAGCGAACTTAATGTCTGTGTCTATTTTAAAAATTCAGGTAAATATAAACAAGCACAGCGCCGTCTTGATGCATTACGCACTGACTGGGCAATAAAATTACCAATTGTTGAACCACAAATACTGGCGTTTGAAAAAGATCTTGCCATACTGCAAAAAGATATGGAAACTTTTAAAATTAAACAGGAAGAACTCGAGCTCAAGTTCCCAAATTATGCAACAGTATTAGCACAAAATACTCCTCAAAAAAGTTTTTTAAACAGGTTCTAA
- a CDS encoding YraN family protein has protein sequence MQHIQLGIQGEDAVAHYLYRNGFTIVARNYRQRYGEIDVIACKNNVLVFVEVKTRSSSYMDPAEVITPTKQRKIIMTAHAFLSEYHYTDMVCQFDVALVDKNNNIQYIPHAFNEGY, from the coding sequence ATGCAACATATTCAACTTGGCATACAGGGTGAAGATGCCGTAGCACATTATTTATATCGCAATGGGTTTACTATTGTAGCACGTAACTATCGCCAACGTTATGGTGAAATTGATGTTATTGCATGCAAAAATAATGTGCTTGTATTTGTAGAAGTCAAAACACGTTCTTCTAGTTATATGGATCCGGCAGAAGTGATTACTCCTACTAAACAACGTAAAATTATTATGACTGCGCACGCATTTTTATCTGAGTACCATTATACTGATATGGTATGCCAATTTGATGTTGCTCTTGTTGATAAAAATAATAACATACAGTATATTCCTCATGCCTTTAATGAAGGTTATTAA